One Bartonella sp. TP genomic window carries:
- the rmuC gene encoding DNA recombination protein RmuC, giving the protein MRLYVVPNYLYLSAAFFICLAAIGYIIYLKTKLADYKQQLILAQAQLQSNNSLGGFGQALAAIQHRLGVIDRAQQQLDNLSTSFVNLHHMLGAKQQRGYYGEQKLESIIRDELSAAQYAMQYSFSTRVRPDCVLFLPPNHTPLAIDSKFPLESFAAIEEATLKGEKLRAELAHKTFLSDMKKHITDVARKYIIPGETQAMAFIFLPAESIYAYIAQHCPMLLELASRERVVLTSPNSLMLTVKIVQALVREVNMCNNARLIQAEITTLLLDISKLMKQANDVQKRFILFEKDFSDIATSCARITKRGEKIEELGTER; this is encoded by the coding sequence TTGCGGTTATATGTAGTGCCGAATTACCTATATTTATCCGCCGCGTTTTTCATATGCCTAGCCGCAATCGGCTATATAATTTATTTAAAAACCAAGCTAGCCGACTATAAACAACAATTAATCCTAGCGCAGGCACAATTGCAAAGCAACAACAGCCTAGGCGGCTTTGGCCAAGCCTTGGCAGCAATTCAACACCGGCTAGGGGTAATTGACCGAGCACAGCAGCAGCTAGATAATCTAAGCACAAGTTTTGTAAATCTGCATCACATGCTAGGTGCCAAGCAGCAGCGCGGCTATTATGGCGAGCAAAAGCTAGAATCAATTATCCGCGACGAGCTAAGCGCCGCACAATATGCCATGCAATACAGTTTTTCTACCCGCGTGCGGCCAGATTGCGTGCTGTTTTTGCCACCGAATCACACGCCCTTGGCCATTGATTCGAAATTTCCACTCGAATCATTCGCCGCTATCGAAGAAGCAACACTAAAGGGCGAAAAATTACGGGCCGAACTAGCGCATAAAACTTTTCTAAGCGACATGAAAAAACATATCACCGATGTAGCCAGAAAATATATCATTCCCGGCGAAACGCAAGCCATGGCCTTTATTTTTCTACCTGCCGAATCAATCTATGCCTATATCGCCCAACATTGCCCCATGCTGCTAGAGCTGGCCAGCCGCGAGCGCGTGGTGCTAACCTCGCCAAATAGCTTGATGCTAACGGTAAAAATTGTGCAAGCCCTAGTGCGCGAGGTTAATATGTGCAATAACGCACGCTTGATTCAGGCCGAAATTACTACTTTATTGCTAGATATCAGCAAATTAATGAAGCAAGCAAATGATGTACAAAAGCGTTTTATTTTATTTGAAAAAGATTTTAGCGATATCGCTACGTCCTGCGCACGAATCACCAAGCGCGGCGAAAAAATCGAAGAGCTAGGCACAGAGCGCTAA
- the dapD gene encoding 2,3,4,5-tetrahydropyridine-2,6-dicarboxylate N-succinyltransferase — protein sequence MESKNRLAQLVSEAYSQNLNDSQTVRIIENVIDALDHGALRVAEQDIEGKWQAKEWVKQAILLYFRFNPTHMMGDKVSGVFYDKIEQKFATWTEDLFKYARIRVAPGAIVRTGSFIGPNAVLMPCFVNIGAYIGEGTMVDSWATVGSCAQIGKNVHLSGGVGIGGVLEPLQDSPTIIEDGCFIGARSEIVEGCVIGQGSVLSMGVYIGKSTKIIDRETGEIHQGYVPPYSVVVPGSVPSKGGVNLYCAVIVKKVDEKTRAKTSVNELLRGVDS from the coding sequence ATGGAAAGTAAAAATAGATTAGCCCAGTTGGTAAGTGAGGCTTATAGTCAGAATTTAAATGACAGCCAGACGGTGCGGATTATAGAAAATGTTATCGACGCGCTAGACCATGGCGCGTTGCGCGTAGCCGAGCAGGATATAGAGGGCAAATGGCAAGCCAAAGAATGGGTAAAGCAGGCGATTTTGCTGTATTTTCGTTTTAACCCCACCCATATGATGGGCGATAAGGTAAGCGGCGTGTTTTATGACAAGATAGAGCAAAAATTTGCCACCTGGACCGAGGATTTGTTCAAATATGCGCGTATTCGTGTGGCCCCCGGTGCAATTGTGCGTACAGGCAGCTTTATTGGCCCCAATGCGGTGTTAATGCCATGTTTTGTCAATATCGGTGCTTATATTGGCGAAGGCACGATGGTAGATAGCTGGGCTACCGTTGGCTCTTGTGCGCAAATTGGCAAAAATGTGCATCTTTCTGGTGGCGTGGGTATTGGCGGCGTGTTGGAGCCTTTGCAAGATAGCCCGACTATTATCGAAGATGGCTGCTTTATTGGGGCACGTAGCGAAATTGTTGAAGGCTGCGTAATAGGACAGGGCAGTGTTTTAAGCATGGGCGTTTATATTGGTAAATCAACAAAAATTATTGACAGAGAAACGGGCGAGATTCATCAGGGCTATGTACCGCCTTATAGTGTGGTAGTGCCTGGCTCTGTGCCTAGCAAGGGCGGGGTGAATTTATATTGCGCTGTTATTGTTAAAAAGGTTGACGAAAAAACCAGGGCAAAAACTTCTGTAAATGAATTGCTAAGGGGAGTTGACTCTTAG
- the truA gene encoding tRNA pseudouridine(38-40) synthase TruA: MKQRYRIDIEYDGTNYHGWQRQKAQPGQPELETVQKAIEQAIESYAQERVSLVAAGRTDAGVHALQQVAHFDLGKARSGIEIAAALNFYLCAAGHRIAVLKAQPVSAEFSARFSAKKRHYLYRIIQRRAPLVLQANRAWHVPRDLNVPLMQLAAQLLVGTHDFSSFRAAECQAKSPVRTIDSIEITRRSEGLIEMRVVAQSFLHNQIRAFMGSLYNVGITRWTSEDLAQALAAKSRACAGQNAPPCGLYLKKIEY; encoded by the coding sequence ATGAAGCAGCGCTATCGTATAGATATCGAGTATGACGGCACAAATTATCATGGCTGGCAGCGGCAAAAAGCGCAGCCAGGGCAGCCAGAGCTAGAAACAGTTCAGAAAGCTATCGAGCAAGCCATAGAATCATATGCGCAAGAGCGGGTAAGCCTTGTTGCGGCGGGCCGTACCGACGCTGGTGTGCATGCGCTGCAACAAGTGGCGCATTTTGACTTGGGCAAAGCCAGGTCTGGCATAGAGATCGCCGCGGCGCTTAATTTCTACCTCTGTGCTGCGGGGCATCGCATTGCTGTTTTAAAGGCGCAGCCTGTTTCAGCAGAGTTTTCGGCTAGATTCAGTGCAAAAAAGCGGCATTATCTATACCGAATCATTCAGCGGCGGGCGCCCTTGGTCTTGCAGGCCAACCGGGCCTGGCATGTGCCGCGTGACCTAAATGTACCGCTGATGCAGCTGGCCGCGCAGCTTTTGGTTGGCACCCATGATTTTAGCTCTTTTCGCGCTGCAGAATGCCAGGCAAAAAGCCCGGTACGCACAATTGATTCTATCGAGATAACCAGGCGCAGCGAGGGTCTGATTGAAATGCGAGTAGTTGCGCAATCTTTTTTGCACAATCAGATTCGGGCCTTTATGGGCAGTTTGTATAATGTGGGTATTACGCGCTGGACTAGCGAGGATTTGGCCCAAGCCTTGGCCGCAAAGTCACGTGCTTGTGCCGGGCAAAATGCTCCGCCCTGTGGTTTGTATTTAAAAAAAATTGAATATTAG
- the hemW gene encoding radical SAM family heme chaperone HemW, which yields MYIQSNKAAIYIHWPFCVAKCPYCDFNSHKQKEDVKEKTYLIAIIRELVNLRGYIKGRQITSVFFGGGTPSLMSGSTVARILSFIRQQFNLAQNVEITLEVNPSSAERAKFKVYREAGINRLSIGVQSFTQEGLEFLGRTHDVKAAHLAIRAAKRYFDNISIDLIYARAGQTIESWQKELETALAYDLPHMSLYELTIEQGTKFASLVQRGKMEVMEASAAAAMYKFTQRFMRKAGLPAYEVSNHAKPGYECKHNMNYWTSGDYIGAGPGAHSRVSFSGINGRIAVFNKKDPEIWHKDASIKGIAVEELNVLSWAEQAEELLVNNTRIKRGIDLWAYTVLNQRPLKKEVIAELQKAGLVRKIRDKNNRYLPITSKGLMFSDYIASKILASAKD from the coding sequence ATGTATATACAAAGTAATAAAGCAGCAATTTATATTCACTGGCCATTTTGCGTGGCAAAATGTCCCTACTGCGATTTCAATTCGCATAAGCAAAAAGAGGATGTAAAAGAAAAAACATACCTAATCGCAATAATACGCGAGTTAGTGAATCTTAGAGGATACATAAAAGGGCGTCAAATTACCTCGGTCTTCTTTGGTGGCGGCACGCCATCTTTGATGAGCGGCTCCACAGTAGCCCGCATTTTAAGTTTCATTAGGCAACAGTTTAATTTAGCGCAAAATGTCGAGATAACCTTAGAAGTCAACCCTTCTAGTGCCGAGCGCGCAAAGTTCAAAGTCTATCGCGAAGCAGGCATAAATAGGCTATCGATAGGCGTACAATCCTTTACACAAGAAGGGTTGGAGTTTTTGGGCCGCACGCATGATGTAAAGGCTGCTCACCTAGCCATAAGAGCCGCCAAGAGATATTTTGACAATATCTCTATTGATTTAATCTATGCCAGAGCAGGGCAAACGATAGAATCATGGCAAAAAGAGCTTGAGACGGCCCTAGCGTACGATCTACCACATATGTCACTATATGAGCTAACAATCGAACAAGGTACCAAATTTGCCTCTCTAGTCCAACGAGGTAAGATGGAAGTGATGGAAGCTAGCGCCGCCGCCGCGATGTATAAATTCACACAGAGATTTATGCGCAAAGCAGGCTTGCCAGCCTATGAAGTTTCAAATCACGCCAAACCGGGCTATGAATGCAAACATAATATGAATTATTGGACCAGTGGTGACTATATCGGAGCCGGACCAGGTGCCCACTCACGTGTATCATTTAGTGGTATAAATGGCCGAATCGCCGTCTTTAATAAAAAAGACCCCGAGATTTGGCACAAAGACGCCAGTATAAAAGGCATAGCGGTGGAAGAGCTTAATGTGCTAAGCTGGGCCGAACAAGCAGAAGAACTGCTGGTAAATAATACTAGGATAAAAAGAGGCATTGATCTATGGGCTTATACTGTCTTAAACCAACGGCCTTTAAAAAAGGAAGTCATAGCAGAGCTACAAAAAGCAGGACTAGTGCGCAAAATACGCGATAAAAACAATCGCTATTTACCTATTACCAGTAAGGGGCTAATGTTCAGCGACTACATCGCTAGCAAAATCTTGGCTTCGGCAAAGGATTGA
- the argB gene encoding acetylglutamate kinase translates to MVEADNRGQKRPKLGGVDPAHFLMKALPMLKAYEGEKIVIKYGGHVMGENKLGELFARDIALLKQIGLSAMIVHGGGPQINDMLARLGIATHFEAGLRVTDEATLKVAEMVLCGDINRNLTAQLCRHGANAMGLSGRDCNMALAAKTYKTTIDPQTNREKVLDLGLVGEIEEFNTHTLDILLSQDITPVLAPIAADATGIVYNINSDSFAGALAGAYNAKRLIFLTDAPGVLDAEGQLIRRLSISKARQLIQEQVITGGMLPKIETCIKAVESGVQAVVILDGKLPHAIFYELFTTEGIGTLIVAD, encoded by the coding sequence ATGGTAGAAGCAGATAATAGAGGCCAAAAGCGGCCTAAACTTGGTGGGGTAGACCCAGCGCATTTCTTGATGAAGGCGCTGCCGATGTTAAAGGCCTATGAGGGCGAAAAAATTGTAATAAAATATGGCGGCCATGTCATGGGCGAAAATAAATTGGGCGAGCTTTTTGCCCGTGATATCGCCCTGTTGAAGCAAATAGGGCTTAGCGCGATGATTGTGCATGGCGGCGGCCCGCAGATAAATGATATGCTCGCTCGCTTGGGCATAGCCACGCATTTCGAAGCGGGCTTGCGGGTAACAGACGAAGCCACGCTAAAAGTGGCAGAAATGGTGCTGTGCGGCGATATTAATCGCAATTTAACGGCCCAATTATGTCGGCATGGGGCCAATGCTATGGGCCTAAGCGGGCGCGATTGTAATATGGCGCTGGCGGCAAAAACCTACAAAACTACTATTGACCCACAAACAAATCGTGAAAAAGTTTTGGATCTTGGCTTGGTAGGCGAAATAGAAGAGTTTAACACTCATACGCTGGACATATTATTGTCGCAGGACATTACTCCGGTATTGGCGCCTATTGCGGCCGACGCTACTGGCATTGTGTATAATATTAATAGCGACAGTTTTGCTGGCGCGCTAGCTGGTGCGTATAATGCCAAGCGCTTGATTTTCTTGACAGACGCGCCCGGTGTGTTAGATGCCGAAGGCCAGCTGATACGGCGCTTATCCATTAGCAAAGCCCGGCAACTGATTCAAGAGCAGGTGATAACGGGTGGAATGCTGCCAAAGATAGAAACCTGCATTAAGGCGGTAGAAAGTGGCGTACAGGCTGTGGTGATTTTAGACGGAAAATTGCCGCATGCGATTTTCTATGAATTATTCACCACTGAGGGTATTGGTACATTAATTGTAGCAGATTGA
- a CDS encoding transporter substrate-binding domain-containing protein, translated as MKVFIITLRICFLTALCIRISFFSSIEAVGSSLLPLSAKHAMFGPDVPDLSDLPHLRFLTSNDFYPFNYETPDGHMAGYNIDLAKAICRELHMINKCQVETVPFDQLPNKLRSGEGEAIIAGLRLEGAGGAKDISFTRPYMLFPARFLVIRSKFDPQTAKVAGKELGEQRIGVLGGTSHSNMLHIYFPNIKYFLYKSIDQLQEDLNRGNIDAIFGDGRILASLQGDYVFEGKAYYNERFLGSGMRIAALTKRQDILAALDYALEQIKRKGDLERLYFRYFPRDFYS; from the coding sequence ATGAAAGTATTTATTATAACATTGCGAATTTGCTTTTTGACTGCTTTGTGCATAAGGATATCTTTCTTTTCCAGTATAGAGGCGGTAGGTTCATCCCTGCTGCCTCTATCAGCCAAGCACGCAATGTTTGGCCCGGATGTACCGGATTTAAGCGACTTGCCGCATCTACGTTTCTTAACTAGCAACGATTTTTACCCCTTTAATTACGAAACGCCAGACGGTCATATGGCTGGCTATAATATCGACTTAGCCAAAGCAATATGCCGTGAATTGCATATGATTAATAAATGCCAGGTGGAAACAGTGCCCTTTGACCAATTGCCCAACAAGTTGCGTAGTGGCGAAGGCGAGGCGATAATTGCTGGCTTGCGGCTAGAAGGGGCTGGTGGGGCAAAGGATATTAGCTTTACGCGGCCTTATATGTTATTTCCGGCACGATTTTTAGTTATACGCTCTAAATTCGACCCGCAGACGGCAAAAGTTGCTGGCAAAGAGCTTGGCGAACAACGCATTGGCGTTTTGGGCGGCACCTCGCATAGCAATATGCTGCACATATATTTTCCCAATATAAAATATTTTTTATATAAGAGTATAGACCAGTTGCAAGAAGATTTAAATCGTGGCAATATAGATGCTATCTTTGGTGATGGTCGCATTTTGGCTAGCCTACAAGGCGACTATGTCTTTGAAGGCAAGGCGTATTATAACGAGCGTTTTTTGGGCTCTGGCATGAGAATTGCCGCGCTTACGAAACGGCAAGATATTTTGGCCGCGCTGGATTATGCTTTAGAGCAAATTAAACGTAAGGGTGATTTAGAACGATTATATTTTCGTTATTTTCCCCGTGATTTTTATAGTTAA
- a CDS encoding lysine--tRNA ligase: MSLVGPDLLEFVRSCTSWCFEEAEKLMHRLNAARDNKKVVIFETGYGPSGLPHIGTFGEVARTLMVAHCYDLINKTNSRSKLICFSDDMDGFRKVPGNVPCQEEMAAYLGQPLSVVPDPFALKELLQSTRDEAKIKREIKKLPSFAASNNARLRAFLDYFGFKYEFASATEHYKSGKFDSTLQKMMQNYDQIMQIMLPSLRAERQASYSIFLPISQVTGQVLQVPILSRNEAKGTIIYKEPTTGKEVEQSIFGGSVKCQWKADWALRWVALGVDYEMAGKDLIDSVALSSKISQKLGRLPPAGFNYELFLDENGQKISKSKGNGLTIEQWLKYAPNGSLRLYMYQKPKSAKRLSFDIIPKVVDEYYKYLKSYRQSFVDLSRVDLDKYVNNPLYFAYSGDDIDEDVPPLSYALLLNLVNATGKNASEELLWNYLVRLYGAEVRNNRTVTKLIKYAINYYKDYVASTISLATATPFEAEVLHKLYDLISSMQQSNTIQGDEIQNNLLNLARQYEAYQDPSKKNSAGQIAVNGAFFQMLYKTLLGQASGPRLGSFIELYGLQESKQLVGQAIWRSAIARIEAAKLWAKQEPEYKQLLAQAEAVQHAPATQADLELGVISPALLELEQLAVQMEALQQ; encoded by the coding sequence ATGAGTTTAGTTGGGCCAGATTTGTTGGAGTTCGTGCGGTCTTGTACGAGCTGGTGTTTTGAAGAAGCCGAAAAGCTTATGCATAGGCTAAACGCGGCTCGAGATAACAAAAAAGTTGTTATCTTTGAAACTGGCTACGGACCTTCTGGACTGCCCCATATTGGCACCTTTGGTGAGGTTGCGCGCACCCTGATGGTAGCGCATTGCTATGATTTAATTAATAAAACCAATTCTAGGTCAAAGCTTATCTGTTTTTCAGATGATATGGACGGCTTTCGTAAGGTGCCGGGCAATGTGCCCTGCCAAGAAGAAATGGCAGCCTATCTTGGCCAGCCTTTAAGCGTTGTGCCCGACCCTTTTGCCCTAAAAGAGCTGCTGCAGTCTACGCGGGATGAAGCAAAAATCAAACGCGAGATTAAGAAATTGCCAAGCTTTGCGGCTAGCAATAATGCTAGATTGCGGGCCTTTCTTGACTATTTTGGTTTTAAATATGAATTTGCAAGTGCTACGGAGCATTATAAATCTGGCAAATTTGACAGCACATTGCAAAAAATGATGCAAAATTACGACCAAATTATGCAGATTATGCTGCCAAGCTTGCGGGCTGAGCGTCAGGCAAGCTATTCGATCTTCTTGCCCATAAGCCAAGTTACCGGCCAGGTTTTGCAAGTGCCGATTTTAAGCAGAAATGAGGCAAAAGGCACAATAATTTATAAAGAGCCAACAACTGGCAAAGAAGTTGAACAGAGCATTTTTGGCGGTAGCGTTAAATGTCAATGGAAGGCCGATTGGGCCTTGCGCTGGGTAGCTTTGGGCGTTGATTATGAAATGGCTGGCAAGGATTTGATAGATTCGGTGGCTTTGTCTAGTAAAATCTCCCAGAAACTTGGCAGACTGCCCCCCGCTGGCTTTAATTATGAATTATTCTTGGACGAAAATGGCCAGAAAATTTCTAAATCAAAAGGCAATGGCCTAACCATAGAGCAATGGTTGAAATATGCACCAAATGGCAGCTTGCGCTTATATATGTATCAAAAGCCAAAAAGTGCCAAGCGCCTGTCTTTTGATATTATTCCGAAAGTGGTTGATGAATATTATAAATATTTGAAATCCTATAGGCAGTCCTTTGTTGATCTTAGCCGAGTTGATTTAGACAAATATGTTAATAACCCACTATATTTTGCTTATAGCGGCGATGATATAGACGAGGATGTACCCCCGCTTAGCTATGCCTTGTTGTTGAATTTAGTAAATGCTACGGGCAAGAATGCAAGCGAGGAGTTGTTGTGGAACTATCTTGTACGCCTCTATGGTGCTGAGGTTAGAAATAACCGCACTGTTACCAAATTAATCAAATATGCGATTAATTATTATAAGGATTATGTTGCTTCAACTATAAGCTTGGCCACGGCCACGCCATTTGAAGCAGAGGTGCTGCATAAACTATATGATTTAATCTCGTCTATGCAGCAAAGCAACACCATTCAGGGTGATGAGATACAAAACAATCTGCTTAATTTAGCCCGGCAATATGAGGCCTATCAAGACCCTAGCAAAAAGAATAGTGCTGGGCAGATAGCGGTTAATGGCGCATTTTTTCAAATGCTGTATAAAACTTTGCTGGGGCAAGCAAGCGGCCCGCGCTTGGGCTCGTTTATCGAGCTTTATGGCCTGCAAGAAAGCAAACAATTGGTGGGCCAAGCAATATGGCGCTCTGCTATAGCTAGAATAGAAGCGGCAAAACTCTGGGCCAAGCAAGAGCCAGAATATAAGCAGCTGCTAGCCCAGGCTGAGGCAGTGCAACATGCCCCAGCTACCCAGGCAGATTTGGAGCTTGGGGTTATTAGCCCCGCCTTGCTAGAGTTAGAACAGCTCGCTGTGCAAATGGAAGCATTGCAGCAATAG
- a CDS encoding peptide chain release factor 3 — MNATEQQNSIKEQVARRRSFAIIAHPDAGKTTLTEKLLLFGGAINLAGEVKAKRAKIQTRSDWMQLERERGISVATSVMTFEYKDCVFNLLDTPGHEDFADDTYRTLSAVDSAIMVLDAAKGIEPRTLKLFEVCRLRDIPIITFVNKMDREARSPLEILDEIEQKLALDAVPFNLPIGQGQQFCGIYNLASSFIRRADSQPVQNIAAAEAVNIPNQLQLDNFAAAQFCESLEMVQGLCKSFDQDSYLQGHMTPVFFGTALRDIGVVDLIEALVEHSPSPGPTASQTRIVQPDEPKLSGFIFKIQANMDPNHRSSLAFMRVSSGVLKRGMRLHIVQSGKSVNLAAPQFFFGARRALAEQAFAGDVVGLPNNGNFAIGYSLSEGEGLEFLGVPHFAPQIIRNIRTGNSLKAKNLNQALRALAMEGAVQLFFPENGENVLIGVIGALQLDVLQARLQGEYNLEARLEQSRYNVCRWVTGAGAANFAAMHKNDMARDNSGALVFLASSEFSLEYEAKRALDVEFLELKPL; from the coding sequence ATGAACGCGACGGAACAGCAAAATAGCATTAAAGAGCAGGTAGCGCGCCGGCGTAGCTTTGCTATTATCGCGCATCCCGATGCAGGAAAAACCACACTTACAGAAAAATTGCTGCTATTTGGTGGGGCAATAAATCTAGCTGGTGAGGTCAAGGCAAAGCGGGCAAAGATACAAACGCGCTCTGACTGGATGCAGCTAGAGCGCGAGCGCGGTATTTCTGTTGCTACCTCGGTTATGACTTTTGAATATAAAGATTGCGTGTTTAATTTGTTAGACACCCCCGGGCACGAAGATTTTGCCGACGACACTTATCGCACGTTAAGTGCGGTAGACAGCGCGATAATGGTGCTAGATGCGGCAAAGGGTATAGAGCCGCGTACGCTAAAATTATTCGAGGTTTGCCGGTTGCGTGATATTCCTATTATTACTTTTGTTAATAAAATGGACCGCGAAGCCCGCTCGCCGCTAGAGATTTTAGACGAAATAGAGCAAAAATTAGCGCTTGACGCTGTACCGTTTAATCTACCAATTGGGCAAGGGCAGCAATTCTGTGGTATTTATAATTTGGCTTCTAGTTTTATTCGCCGTGCTGATTCGCAGCCAGTGCAAAATATTGCTGCAGCAGAAGCGGTAAATATACCTAATCAATTGCAGCTCGATAATTTTGCCGCGGCGCAATTTTGCGAATCATTAGAAATGGTGCAGGGCTTATGCAAAAGTTTCGACCAGGATTCTTATCTGCAGGGCCATATGACGCCGGTTTTTTTCGGCACGGCACTGCGTGACATTGGTGTAGTAGATTTGATCGAAGCGTTGGTCGAGCACAGCCCTAGCCCGGGTCCTACAGCTAGCCAAACAAGAATTGTACAGCCAGATGAGCCAAAGCTAAGCGGCTTTATTTTTAAGATTCAGGCAAATATGGACCCGAATCATCGTAGCAGCTTGGCTTTTATGCGGGTTAGCTCTGGCGTTTTAAAACGCGGCATGCGGCTGCATATTGTGCAGAGCGGTAAATCGGTGAATCTTGCCGCGCCGCAATTTTTCTTTGGCGCGCGCCGTGCCCTGGCCGAGCAGGCTTTTGCGGGCGATGTGGTTGGGCTGCCGAATAATGGTAATTTTGCCATTGGCTATAGTTTAAGCGAGGGCGAGGGTTTAGAATTTTTAGGCGTACCGCATTTTGCCCCGCAAATAATACGCAATATCCGGACTGGCAATAGTTTAAAGGCGAAAAATTTGAATCAAGCTTTGCGCGCTTTGGCTATGGAGGGGGCGGTACAATTATTTTTTCCCGAAAATGGCGAAAATGTGTTAATTGGCGTGATTGGCGCGCTGCAGCTGGATGTGTTGCAGGCTCGGCTACAGGGCGAATATAATCTTGAGGCGCGGCTAGAGCAAAGCCGCTATAATGTTTGCCGCTGGGTAACTGGCGCTGGCGCTGCTAATTTTGCTGCCATGCATAAGAATGATATGGCACGGGATAATAGTGGGGCGCTAGTTTTTCTGGCCAGCAGTGAATTTTCGCTAGAATATGAGGCAAAGCGGGCGCTAGATGTTGAGTTTCTTGAGCTTAAGCCGCTTTAG
- the grpE gene encoding nucleotide exchange factor GrpE produces MEHHENSPQENTPIEVIAENESKKQGLEEQLLEAKDRILRLAAEAENIRKRAAREISDAKTYAIQGFAREMLPVCDSLERALKAEKNNEKNNNFSAFFTGVEMTQGILLKALENMQVKKMVAEGAIFDPNFHQAMFEVPVSDAESAGKVANVIQDGYTIGDRVLRPALVGITKYKPEEQA; encoded by the coding sequence ATGGAACATCACGAAAATTCGCCCCAGGAAAATACTCCTATAGAAGTAATAGCCGAAAACGAGAGTAAAAAGCAAGGATTAGAAGAACAACTTCTAGAAGCAAAGGACCGTATTTTACGTCTCGCTGCGGAAGCAGAAAATATTCGCAAGCGTGCAGCGAGGGAAATTAGTGACGCAAAAACCTACGCAATTCAAGGTTTTGCGAGGGAAATGCTTCCCGTATGCGACAGTTTAGAACGTGCATTAAAAGCTGAAAAAAATAATGAAAAAAATAATAATTTTTCTGCTTTTTTTACTGGTGTTGAGATGACTCAGGGTATTTTATTGAAGGCATTGGAGAATATGCAGGTAAAAAAGATGGTTGCAGAGGGCGCTATTTTCGACCCAAACTTTCATCAGGCCATGTTTGAGGTGCCAGTAAGTGATGCCGAATCTGCAGGTAAGGTGGCCAATGTTATTCAAGACGGTTATACGATAGGCGACCGTGTATTACGCCCCGCTTTAGTAGGCATAACTAAATATAAGCCAGAAGAGCAGGCATAA
- a CDS encoding outer membrane beta-barrel protein — protein sequence MQTKVLFAAMAMGTMLGTAPIANAADIIIKQPIHIAPAFSWAGPYLGFEAGVVMNKFHETDGSDLFTNLLVKPKETPAAGLFAGYNIAIGSHAVLGLDGNIDYHSSENSSTNDPYIKYKESALAAARLRLGFAQGRVMPYLAGGLSAVHAGLSVINPGFSLRDAKKQKTYLGWNIGGGLDYALAHNMLLRLDYRFSQIKIKDIYAIAIDNTLLHADPAIETKSHQIRIGAAYKF from the coding sequence ATGCAAACTAAAGTACTTTTCGCTGCTATGGCAATGGGCACAATGCTAGGCACTGCCCCTATAGCAAATGCTGCTGATATTATTATCAAGCAACCCATTCATATAGCTCCAGCTTTTAGCTGGGCGGGACCTTATCTAGGTTTCGAAGCGGGCGTGGTAATGAATAAATTCCATGAGACTGATGGCAGCGATTTGTTTACCAACTTACTGGTAAAGCCAAAAGAAACACCCGCTGCAGGCTTATTCGCTGGCTATAATATCGCTATTGGCAGCCATGCTGTTTTAGGTTTAGATGGTAATATAGACTATCATTCAAGCGAAAACTCCTCTACCAACGATCCGTATATTAAATATAAAGAAAGCGCTCTAGCCGCTGCTCGCTTACGCCTAGGCTTTGCCCAGGGCCGCGTAATGCCATATCTAGCGGGCGGGCTTTCGGCAGTACATGCTGGCCTTAGCGTGATAAACCCAGGATTTAGCTTAAGAGATGCTAAAAAGCAGAAAACCTATCTGGGTTGGAATATTGGTGGCGGCTTGGATTATGCCTTAGCCCATAATATGCTCTTGCGCTTGGATTACCGCTTTAGCCAAATTAAGATTAAAGATATATATGCTATAGCTATCGATAACACTTTACTACACGCTGACCCAGCTATAGAAACCAAATCTCATCAAATTCGTATTGGTGCAGCCTATAAATTCTAA